The following coding sequences are from one Sporichthyaceae bacterium window:
- a CDS encoding LLM class flavin-dependent oxidoreductase, which produces MVSLAYALVLTSRIRLGTVSLMLRFARAMLAKQLARLDVLSGGRLGVGVSLAGRRRARRCRDAFRPGECPIRGVRAAGIASWTSIPMDTEVVTPAPAEAAVRQAIDFLATVLGTRS; this is translated from the coding sequence ATCGTCTCGTTGGCCTACGCGCTGGTGCTCACCAGTCGTATCCGCCTGGGCACCGTCTCGCTGATGTTGCGGTTCGCGCGGGCGATGTTGGCCAAGCAACTGGCCAGGCTGGACGTGCTCAGCGGTGGACGCCTCGGTGTCGGGGTGTCCCTGGCTGGTCGAAGACGAGCACGCCGCTGCCGGGACGCCTTTCGACCAGGCGAGTGCCCGATTCGAGGAGTACGTGCAGCAGGGATCGCGTCGTGGACCAGCATCCCGATGGACACTGAAGTCGTCACGCCGGCGCCCGCCGAGGCCGCCGTCCGACAAGCCATCGACTTCCTCGCCACTGTTCTCGGAACCCGCAGCTGA
- a CDS encoding LuxR family transcriptional regulator produces the protein MDRLEERETLDRALDAARQGLSAALVARGDPGVGKTSLLDWAVNSANDFQVARLAGVESEMELGFAGLHRLLIPFLASREKLPRRQRDALGSAFGLVDAAPADRFLVGLAALSLLGDAAATRPLLCVVDDAQWLDQESLEALALVGRRLYAEGVVLLFGAREAVDGRLLLQGIPELPVRGLPEDDALGLLASVADGPLDRQVAMRIVAETQGSPMAIIELVGELSSQELSKRGLRPEPLPLSRRLEEHFLRQVRALPPATQTLLLVAAAEPSGDPRLVAQAALRLGGSPDAAEPARANGVFEMHPQARFRHPLIRSAVYSGASPADRRRVHEALAAASDPDRDPDRRAWHLATAAIGPDEAVAAELEHAADRARARGGYSGAGAFLARAAELTPDAARRAERVLAAARAHLTGGSPARAKLLLEETSHLGDPLHRAKAQRLQGAIRYALGHAPGTAAVLVDAARTLEPFDIRLARATMLEALWAARVTGRFTAMGESERDVARAARAMPLPAGCPLTVGDLLLDGYTALFLDGHAAAVPLLRQAIAALQADDSDSPEALQWLVIGCWAAGAVGDDEGLHTLAARLVESARAQGALVLLAQGLLFLAMSELLDGSLVTARTLFAERAQIMAVIGRPSDALGLVALAWRGHETEARAEAADVARFAAEQGQGWMLLFVDYGLTVLELGLGNYRAAFASATKNYQDNPFLNVVAFADLIEAGSRCGEHATATRATEEFATRAVPNGTPIALGLLALARALVAEPSQAETLYQEAIEHLSRCRGNLRTARAHLLYGEWLRRHKRRLDARTQLYAAHDMFVRMGADAFAERARAELAATGAQARKRVESTRRDLTPQEAQIALLASQGGTNAEIAGRLFLSPSTVDYHLRKVYRKLDVTSRRQLRHALGT, from the coding sequence ATGGATCGCCTTGAGGAGCGCGAAACCCTGGATCGAGCCCTGGACGCGGCTCGCCAGGGACTGAGCGCCGCGCTGGTGGCGCGGGGGGATCCCGGCGTCGGCAAGACATCGCTTCTCGACTGGGCGGTCAACTCGGCAAACGACTTCCAGGTAGCCCGGCTAGCCGGCGTCGAGTCCGAGATGGAGCTGGGTTTCGCGGGACTGCACAGGCTGCTCATCCCCTTCCTTGCCTCGCGGGAGAAGCTGCCCCGGCGTCAACGCGACGCCCTGGGATCCGCCTTCGGGCTCGTCGACGCCGCGCCGGCGGATCGGTTCCTGGTCGGATTGGCCGCGCTGTCGCTGCTGGGCGACGCCGCAGCGACGAGGCCCCTGTTGTGCGTGGTCGACGACGCGCAGTGGCTCGATCAGGAGTCCCTCGAGGCGCTCGCCCTGGTGGGCCGGAGGTTGTACGCCGAAGGCGTCGTGCTGCTGTTCGGGGCCCGCGAGGCCGTCGACGGCCGCCTGCTCCTGCAAGGGATACCCGAGCTTCCTGTCCGGGGCCTCCCCGAGGACGACGCGCTCGGTCTGTTGGCCTCGGTCGCGGACGGCCCGCTCGATCGCCAGGTCGCGATGCGGATCGTGGCGGAGACGCAGGGTTCCCCGATGGCGATCATCGAGCTCGTCGGCGAGCTGAGTTCTCAGGAACTCTCGAAACGTGGACTGCGGCCTGAGCCGTTACCGCTCAGCCGCCGGCTAGAGGAGCATTTCCTGCGCCAGGTCCGCGCCCTGCCGCCGGCCACCCAGACTCTGCTTCTGGTGGCGGCGGCCGAGCCCTCAGGCGATCCCCGGCTGGTGGCGCAGGCAGCCCTGCGCCTGGGAGGCTCCCCGGATGCGGCCGAGCCGGCCCGAGCGAACGGCGTGTTCGAGATGCACCCCCAGGCAAGGTTCCGGCATCCCCTGATTCGGTCCGCGGTGTACAGCGGCGCGTCGCCCGCCGACCGCCGACGCGTTCACGAGGCCCTCGCGGCGGCGTCGGATCCCGACCGGGATCCCGACCGTCGGGCCTGGCATCTGGCGACTGCAGCAATCGGCCCCGACGAAGCGGTGGCCGCCGAATTGGAGCACGCCGCAGACCGGGCCCGGGCGCGGGGCGGTTATTCCGGGGCGGGGGCGTTCCTCGCCCGGGCGGCGGAGCTGACCCCGGACGCTGCCCGACGCGCCGAGCGGGTACTGGCCGCGGCACGCGCCCATCTCACCGGAGGCTCACCAGCCCGGGCGAAACTGCTGCTCGAAGAGACCTCTCACCTCGGCGATCCGCTGCACCGAGCGAAGGCGCAACGCCTGCAGGGTGCGATCCGATACGCCCTGGGACACGCCCCGGGCACCGCGGCCGTGCTGGTCGACGCGGCTCGCACCCTGGAGCCGTTCGACATCCGCTTGGCCCGCGCCACCATGCTCGAGGCGCTGTGGGCGGCGCGGGTCACCGGACGATTCACGGCCATGGGAGAGAGTGAGCGCGATGTCGCTCGCGCGGCGCGCGCCATGCCGCTGCCCGCCGGTTGCCCGCTGACGGTCGGCGACCTGCTTCTCGACGGCTACACCGCGCTGTTCCTCGACGGGCACGCAGCCGCGGTCCCACTTCTCCGCCAGGCCATCGCCGCCCTGCAGGCAGACGACTCGGACTCCCCCGAAGCCCTGCAATGGCTGGTGATCGGATGCTGGGCGGCCGGCGCAGTCGGCGATGATGAGGGACTGCATACGCTGGCTGCCCGCCTGGTAGAGAGCGCCCGCGCCCAGGGCGCGTTGGTCCTCCTCGCTCAGGGGCTGCTGTTCCTGGCCATGTCCGAGCTGCTCGACGGCTCGCTGGTCACTGCCCGGACGCTTTTCGCCGAGCGGGCCCAGATCATGGCGGTCATCGGGAGACCATCGGACGCGTTGGGGCTCGTTGCGCTGGCTTGGCGAGGGCACGAGACCGAGGCCCGCGCCGAAGCAGCGGACGTCGCCCGCTTCGCCGCCGAACAGGGTCAGGGCTGGATGCTCCTCTTCGTCGACTACGGGCTCACCGTGCTCGAGCTGGGTCTCGGCAACTATCGAGCGGCCTTTGCCAGCGCCACGAAGAACTACCAGGACAACCCGTTCCTCAACGTCGTCGCGTTCGCGGACCTGATCGAAGCGGGATCCCGATGCGGAGAACATGCCACCGCGACCCGGGCCACCGAGGAGTTCGCCACCCGCGCCGTCCCGAACGGCACTCCGATCGCGCTGGGACTGCTGGCCCTGGCGCGGGCGCTGGTCGCCGAACCAAGCCAGGCGGAAACGCTGTACCAGGAGGCGATCGAGCACCTCTCCCGATGCCGGGGAAACCTGCGAACAGCGAGGGCACACCTGCTCTACGGGGAGTGGCTTCGCCGCCACAAGCGACGACTCGACGCCCGCACTCAGCTGTACGCGGCCCACGACATGTTCGTGCGGATGGGAGCCGACGCCTTTGCCGAGCGCGCCCGAGCAGAACTTGCCGCCACGGGCGCACAGGCACGCAAGCGAGTCGAGTCCACCCGACGTGACCTGACACCACAGGAGGCGCAGATCGCGCTCCTCGCCTCTCAGGGCGGCACCAATGCGGAGATCGCCGGAAGGCTGTTCCTCAGCCCCAGCACAGTCGACTACCACCTCCGCAAGGTCTACCGAAAGCTCGACGTCACCTCACGCCGTCAACTCCGCCACGCTCTGGGCACGTGA
- a CDS encoding alpha/beta hydrolase, whose protein sequence is MSADHASRRKRSTFGRLGLVTALLALTLSGGSMANATNASTDEARPTIVLVHGAFADASGWNEVTKRLQAEGYPVVAPANPERGLLIDSAYLSSILSTIDGPVVLVGHSYGGAVITNAAIGHPNVKALVYIAAFAPDLGETVGGLVLKNPGSGLTPENLVLRPYPVGVDGYISPRVFHEVFAADLPAETAAIMAAGQRPAETTILVTPSGLPAWRTIPSWYMVAADDKTIPPATERFMAQRAGATTVEIRSSHVAMISHPDAVKKLIVDAAKTAH, encoded by the coding sequence ATGTCTGCCGACCACGCCTCGCGTCGCAAGCGATCCACGTTCGGCCGCCTCGGCCTGGTCACGGCCCTGCTCGCGCTGACCCTCAGCGGCGGGAGCATGGCGAACGCCACAAATGCAAGCACCGACGAGGCGAGGCCCACGATCGTTCTGGTCCATGGCGCGTTCGCCGACGCATCGGGCTGGAACGAGGTCACGAAGCGATTGCAGGCCGAGGGCTACCCGGTCGTCGCCCCTGCGAATCCCGAACGCGGGCTCCTCATCGACAGCGCCTATCTGAGCAGCATTCTCAGCACGATCGACGGTCCCGTGGTCCTCGTCGGCCACTCCTACGGCGGTGCGGTCATCACGAACGCGGCCATCGGGCACCCCAACGTCAAGGCGCTGGTCTACATCGCCGCCTTCGCGCCCGATTTGGGCGAGACCGTCGGCGGGCTCGTGCTGAAGAACCCGGGCAGCGGCCTGACCCCGGAGAACCTGGTCCTACGGCCCTACCCGGTCGGGGTCGACGGCTACATCAGCCCACGCGTCTTCCACGAGGTGTTCGCCGCCGACCTGCCCGCCGAGACCGCCGCCATCATGGCCGCCGGCCAGCGACCGGCGGAGACCACAATCCTGGTGACGCCGTCCGGGTTGCCGGCGTGGCGGACGATTCCGTCCTGGTACATGGTCGCCGCTGACGACAAGACCATCCCGCCGGCTACCGAACGGTTCATGGCGCAGCGGGCCGGCGCCACAACGGTCGAGATCCGCTCCTCGCACGTCGCGATGATCTCCCACCCCGACGCCGTCAAGAAGCTGATCGTCGACGCCGCGAAGACCGCGCACTGA
- a CDS encoding alpha/beta hydrolase produces the protein MTVITEYEESQINAANASGLTPVLFVHGLWLLASSWDRWRSVFEDAGYTTLAAEWPDDPDTVQAANQHPEVFAHKTVGQIADHVEDVIHKLDKPPAVIGHSFGGLLAQILAGRGLVKATVAIDPAPFRGVLPLPISALKSASVVIGNPANHGRAVPLTYEQFRFGFANAVSEEEAHELYAAFAVPGSGVPLFQAATANLNPWTQAKVDTKHADRGPLLILSGDKDNTVPWAIANASYKKQARNRSVTEIVEMPNRGHSLVIDHGWPEVAERSLEFVRRFVAA, from the coding sequence ATGACAGTGATCACCGAGTACGAAGAGAGCCAGATCAACGCCGCCAACGCCTCCGGCCTTACTCCGGTGCTGTTCGTCCACGGCCTGTGGCTGCTCGCGAGCAGCTGGGACCGGTGGCGGAGCGTCTTCGAGGACGCCGGCTACACGACCCTGGCCGCCGAGTGGCCCGACGACCCGGACACGGTCCAAGCCGCGAACCAGCACCCGGAGGTGTTCGCCCACAAAACGGTGGGCCAGATCGCCGACCACGTGGAGGATGTGATCCACAAGCTCGACAAGCCACCGGCCGTGATCGGTCATTCCTTCGGCGGGCTGCTGGCCCAGATCCTCGCCGGCCGCGGCCTGGTCAAGGCCACGGTGGCCATCGACCCCGCACCCTTTCGCGGGGTACTGCCGCTTCCCATCTCCGCTCTGAAGTCGGCGTCGGTGGTCATCGGCAATCCCGCCAACCACGGTCGCGCCGTCCCACTGACCTACGAACAGTTCCGCTTCGGCTTCGCCAACGCGGTCAGCGAAGAAGAGGCGCACGAGTTGTACGCCGCCTTCGCGGTGCCGGGCTCGGGCGTCCCCCTGTTCCAGGCGGCGACCGCGAACCTCAACCCGTGGACGCAGGCCAAGGTGGACACCAAGCACGCCGACCGCGGCCCCCTGCTCATCCTCTCGGGCGACAAGGACAACACCGTGCCCTGGGCCATAGCCAACGCGTCCTACAAGAAGCAGGCCCGCAACCGGAGCGTGACCGAGATCGTGGAGATGCCCAACCGCGGCCACTCGCTCGTGATCGACCACGGCTGGCCGGAGGTCGCCGAGAGGTCCCTCGAGTTCGTCCGCCGATTTGTCGCAGCGTGA
- a CDS encoding LysR family transcriptional regulator, which yields MDRLEVRQLEYVVAVAEELHFARAAERLGIASPPLSRAISRVERQLGVTLFERTSRRVQLTPAGARFLPDAYAALRAVDLAMERVRTAQGVLRVAAAPGTGSGVLRELHRRYETRHGTGSIDVVFTRRQASAVREGKADVALLCASENVSRLDSADVGVENPVALLPDSHRWATRSRLTPALLRRDPAYRPECPRVGIDELVERVALGKLIVVVGDSVVERLGSAVRAVPVTGLAPSDLLLAWPADSHDPRIADLLDLARRPGLERAQMSSQQTRGAAAG from the coding sequence ATGGATCGCCTTGAAGTTCGCCAGCTGGAATACGTCGTGGCCGTGGCGGAGGAGCTGCACTTCGCCCGTGCTGCGGAGCGTCTGGGCATCGCATCGCCCCCGCTGTCGCGCGCCATCAGCCGAGTGGAGCGGCAGCTGGGGGTCACCCTCTTCGAGCGCACCAGCCGTCGCGTCCAGCTCACGCCCGCCGGTGCACGGTTCCTCCCGGACGCCTACGCCGCGCTGCGCGCGGTCGACCTGGCGATGGAGCGGGTGCGCACGGCGCAAGGGGTCTTGCGAGTGGCGGCCGCCCCGGGCACGGGGTCCGGTGTGCTGCGCGAGCTGCATCGCCGCTACGAGACCCGCCACGGCACAGGGAGTATCGACGTCGTGTTCACCCGTCGACAGGCGAGCGCCGTGCGGGAGGGCAAGGCCGATGTCGCGCTGCTGTGCGCGAGCGAGAACGTCAGCCGGCTGGATTCGGCCGACGTCGGTGTGGAGAATCCCGTAGCGCTGCTACCCGACTCGCACCGATGGGCCACACGCAGCCGGCTCACGCCTGCGTTGCTCCGTCGCGATCCCGCCTACCGACCGGAGTGCCCTCGCGTCGGCATCGACGAGCTGGTCGAGCGAGTGGCACTCGGCAAGCTCATCGTCGTGGTCGGTGACAGCGTCGTCGAACGGTTGGGTTCCGCGGTCCGGGCGGTGCCGGTAACCGGTCTTGCGCCGTCGGACCTCCTGCTGGCGTGGCCGGCGGACTCCCACGACCCGCGGATAGCCGACCTCCTCGATCTGGCGCGGCGGCCCGGCCTCGAGCGGGCACAGATGTCGTCGCAGCAGACGCGCGGCGCTGCCGCCGGCTGA
- a CDS encoding nuclear transport factor 2 family protein, producing MTTETEIREIVSRYTRAADRRDGEELAKLYEAEAVVEVHYRGPDGMELLGTLSGGAQIAAAMSTAMAPHPPLGWSHHTTYDHLVSVDGDDAGIETQFITFDVVGTEKPEAGWPAGTFGAQGAITPIESGYYRFAFRRTDGAWRISHQDVIHDIPYVF from the coding sequence GTGACGACCGAGACCGAGATCAGAGAGATCGTGTCCCGATACACCCGCGCTGCGGACCGGCGCGACGGCGAGGAGCTGGCGAAGCTCTACGAGGCCGAGGCAGTCGTCGAGGTCCACTACCGCGGGCCTGACGGGATGGAGTTGCTGGGAACCCTCTCGGGAGGAGCGCAGATCGCGGCGGCGATGTCCACGGCGATGGCGCCGCACCCGCCCCTGGGCTGGAGCCACCACACCACCTACGACCATCTGGTCTCCGTCGACGGCGACGACGCCGGCATCGAGACGCAGTTCATCACCTTCGACGTCGTCGGAACCGAGAAGCCCGAGGCTGGCTGGCCCGCCGGCACCTTCGGCGCCCAGGGCGCCATCACGCCCATCGAGTCCGGGTACTACCGCTTCGCCTTCCGTCGGACCGACGGCGCATGGCGCATCAGCCATCAGGACGTCATCCACGACATCCCTTACGTGTTCTGA
- a CDS encoding NAD(P)-binding domain-containing protein has protein sequence MAHQPSGRHPRHPLRVLITGTRPGGFAGMATLGLIGSGNIGSTLARLAVDAGLNVVLSNSRGPQTLSVLVAELGPQACAATPAQAAAAGDWVVVTIPVSAVGTVPQEPLVGKTVIDTGNYFAPRDGTIPELEAQELTDSELLQRHLAGAHVVKAFNNINYKHLRALPRREDAADRTALPIAGNDPGAKKQAAELLSLLGYDSVDMGPLTESWRSQVGTPAFCAPYAVTKDDQYLNQPAAPASAEEIRAALASADGLRRGVR, from the coding sequence ATGGCGCATCAGCCATCAGGACGTCATCCACGACATCCCTTACGTGTTCTGATCACCGGCACTCGACCTGGAGGTTTCGCAGGCATGGCAACACTTGGACTCATCGGCAGTGGCAACATCGGCAGCACCCTCGCCCGTCTGGCGGTCGACGCCGGCCTGAACGTCGTGCTCAGCAACTCGCGAGGGCCGCAGACGCTTTCCGTCCTCGTGGCCGAACTGGGGCCGCAGGCCTGTGCGGCCACTCCCGCGCAGGCGGCAGCGGCCGGGGACTGGGTCGTCGTGACGATCCCGGTCAGCGCTGTGGGGACGGTTCCCCAGGAGCCCCTCGTCGGCAAGACGGTCATCGACACCGGCAACTACTTTGCCCCGCGTGACGGCACCATCCCGGAACTCGAAGCGCAGGAGCTCACCGATAGCGAACTGCTCCAGCGGCACCTGGCCGGGGCGCACGTCGTGAAGGCGTTCAACAACATCAACTACAAGCACCTCCGGGCCCTGCCGCGCCGCGAGGACGCGGCGGACCGCACCGCCCTGCCGATCGCGGGCAACGACCCGGGCGCGAAAAAGCAGGCCGCCGAATTGCTCTCGCTGCTCGGGTACGACTCGGTGGACATGGGGCCGCTCACCGAAAGCTGGCGCTCACAAGTGGGCACTCCGGCCTTCTGCGCGCCCTATGCGGTGACCAAGGACGACCAGTACTTGAACCAGCCGGCCGCTCCCGCCTCCGCCGAGGAGATCCGCGCGGCACTGGCGTCGGCCGACGGTCTTCGCCGGGGCGTGAGATGA
- a CDS encoding NADP-dependent oxidoreductase — MKAIVYHSYGGPEVLELAEVAPPKVNLDSVLVRVHAAAVNPVDLALRGGYGEATVPTYFPVIPGWDIAGVVEQVGIGVGEFKPGDEVIGYVRTSVAHLHGGYAEQVATELHTLAPKPADLSWEEAAALPLNGLTAYQAVVRALDVQAGTTLLVHGAAGGVGSIAVQIAVARGATVIGVAADNHTEMLRGLGAHPVSDAAPALERIAGLAPNGVDAVLDTVGNGTVRAIAEVIGYDATRYASVVDFADHRATPVLARLVPEDLHAVADLAARGLLRPRVGVVLPLSAAAEAHEFAATRHGKGRIVLRVIP, encoded by the coding sequence ATGAAGGCGATCGTCTATCACAGCTACGGCGGCCCCGAGGTCCTCGAACTGGCCGAGGTGGCACCCCCGAAGGTGAACCTCGACTCTGTGCTCGTCCGTGTGCACGCGGCGGCCGTCAACCCCGTGGACCTCGCTCTGCGCGGCGGATACGGCGAGGCCACCGTCCCGACCTACTTCCCCGTCATCCCCGGCTGGGACATCGCCGGGGTCGTGGAGCAGGTCGGCATCGGCGTCGGAGAATTCAAGCCAGGCGACGAAGTCATCGGCTACGTCCGCACGAGCGTCGCCCACCTGCACGGGGGCTACGCCGAGCAGGTCGCCACCGAGCTCCACACTCTCGCGCCGAAACCTGCCGATCTGTCCTGGGAGGAAGCGGCCGCCCTCCCCCTGAACGGACTCACCGCGTACCAAGCGGTCGTCCGAGCTCTCGACGTGCAGGCCGGGACCACGCTGCTCGTCCACGGTGCGGCCGGCGGCGTCGGATCCATCGCGGTCCAGATCGCCGTCGCCCGTGGCGCCACCGTCATCGGCGTCGCTGCCGACAACCACACAGAGATGCTCCGTGGCCTCGGCGCCCATCCGGTCAGCGACGCCGCCCCCGCGCTCGAGCGGATCGCCGGCCTCGCACCGAACGGCGTCGACGCGGTGTTGGACACCGTCGGCAATGGCACCGTGCGCGCCATTGCCGAAGTCATCGGGTACGACGCGACCCGCTACGCCTCGGTGGTCGACTTCGCCGACCACCGAGCCACGCCGGTGCTCGCCCGACTCGTGCCCGAGGACCTGCACGCGGTCGCCGACCTGGCCGCCCGGGGGCTGCTACGTCCCCGGGTCGGAGTCGTTCTCCCGCTCAGCGCCGCCGCCGAGGCGCACGAATTCGCCGCCACCCGCCATGGCAAAGGCCGCATCGTCCTACGTGTGATCCCGTGA
- a CDS encoding glutamine--tRNA ligase/YqeY domain fusion protein, whose amino-acid sequence MNADPDAGSAPSDFIRDLIRRDLASGKYGNRVQTRFPPEPNGYLHIGHAKSICLNFGIAAEFGGVCNLRFDDTNPEAEDHEYVEAILADVAWLGFTPANVFYASDYFGQLYDWAEVLVGKGLAYVDDQDGDTIRAQRGGFGKPGISSPYRNRDARENLALLRGMRDGEFADGSRVLRAKIDMQASVMALRDPVLYRIRRVAHVRTGTDWIIYPTYDWAHGQSDAIEGVTHSICTLEFTDHRPLYDWCLDHLDLPRERPEQTEFARLGLTHTVMSKRHLRALVEDGTVDGWDDARMPTLQGMRRRGYPASAIREFVTTLGVAKTNTTSEIEFLESFVRTHHNAHALRRMAVLEPLKLVITNWPEGHVEHVELVENPEDPAAGVRSVPFSGELWIEQDDFKLDPPPKYFRLAPGREVRLRGGYFVTATDVVTDADAHVTEVRCTYDPQTRGGSAPDGRKVKATMHWVSAAHAVDVTVHLYERLFADSRPGSDGTEPTVNPGSRRTIVGAKAEPVLADTKPGDVVQFERLGYFATDLDTPGTFHRTVGLKDEWANIQKRNG is encoded by the coding sequence GTGAACGCCGACCCCGACGCCGGCTCCGCGCCGAGCGACTTCATCCGCGACCTGATCCGCCGCGACCTCGCGAGTGGGAAGTACGGCAACCGGGTGCAGACGCGCTTCCCGCCGGAGCCCAATGGCTACCTGCACATCGGGCACGCCAAGAGCATCTGCCTGAACTTCGGCATCGCTGCGGAGTTCGGCGGGGTCTGCAACCTGCGCTTCGACGACACCAATCCCGAGGCTGAGGACCATGAGTACGTCGAGGCGATCCTCGCCGACGTCGCCTGGCTCGGCTTCACCCCGGCCAACGTCTTCTACGCCTCGGACTACTTCGGCCAGCTCTACGACTGGGCAGAAGTGCTGGTGGGCAAGGGTCTGGCCTACGTCGACGACCAGGACGGCGACACCATCCGGGCGCAGCGCGGCGGCTTCGGCAAGCCCGGCATCTCCTCGCCTTACCGCAACCGCGACGCCCGAGAGAACCTCGCCCTGCTCCGAGGCATGCGCGACGGGGAATTCGCCGACGGCTCACGCGTCCTGCGCGCGAAGATCGACATGCAGGCGAGCGTCATGGCCCTGCGCGACCCGGTGCTCTACCGGATCCGCCGGGTCGCGCACGTCCGCACCGGGACCGACTGGATCATCTACCCCACCTACGACTGGGCGCACGGTCAGTCGGACGCGATCGAGGGCGTGACCCACTCGATCTGCACGCTCGAGTTCACCGACCACCGGCCGCTCTACGACTGGTGCCTGGACCACCTCGACCTGCCGCGGGAGCGGCCCGAGCAGACCGAGTTCGCCCGCCTCGGGCTGACGCACACCGTCATGTCCAAGCGTCACCTGCGCGCGCTCGTCGAGGACGGCACGGTCGACGGCTGGGACGACGCCCGGATGCCCACGCTGCAGGGCATGCGGCGCAGGGGGTATCCGGCCTCGGCGATCCGGGAGTTCGTGACGACGCTCGGGGTCGCGAAGACCAACACCACGAGCGAGATCGAGTTCCTCGAGTCCTTCGTCCGCACCCACCACAACGCGCACGCGCTGCGCCGGATGGCCGTGCTGGAACCGCTGAAGCTTGTCATCACCAACTGGCCCGAGGGTCATGTCGAGCACGTCGAGCTGGTCGAGAACCCGGAGGATCCGGCGGCCGGCGTGCGCAGCGTGCCGTTCAGCGGCGAACTCTGGATCGAGCAGGACGACTTCAAGCTCGACCCGCCGCCGAAGTACTTCCGGCTCGCGCCCGGCCGGGAGGTCCGGCTGCGGGGCGGTTACTTCGTCACGGCCACCGACGTGGTCACCGACGCGGACGCCCATGTCACCGAGGTGCGATGCACCTACGACCCGCAGACCCGTGGCGGATCCGCGCCGGACGGCCGGAAGGTCAAGGCCACCATGCACTGGGTGAGCGCGGCGCACGCGGTCGACGTCACCGTGCATCTGTACGAGAGACTGTTCGCCGACTCCCGGCCCGGCAGCGACGGCACCGAACCGACCGTGAACCCAGGCTCGCGCCGCACGATCGTGGGTGCGAAGGCCGAGCCCGTGCTGGCCGACACCAAGCCCGGCGACGTCGTGCAGTTCGAGCGGCTGGGCTACTTCGCCACGGACCTGGACACTCCCGGCACCTTCCACCGCACCGTGGGTCTCAAGGACGAGTGGGCGAACATACAGAAGCGCAACGGGTGA
- a CDS encoding NAD(P)H-dependent oxidoreductase, which translates to MTRIGIIIGSTRPNRVGEQVATWVHQEAAGRGDAVYELVDLRDHPLPLLNEPMPASSGQYQHDHTREWAAKIASLDGFVIVTPEYNHSVPAALKNAIDYLYAEWNDKAMGFVSYGGAGGARAVEHLRLVAGALGVADVRAQVTLSMSTEFENFSVFKPGTYNLVALNTMLDQVVRWTTALAPLRSKPALA; encoded by the coding sequence ATGACACGGATCGGCATCATCATCGGCAGCACTCGACCCAACCGCGTGGGCGAGCAGGTCGCCACTTGGGTACATCAGGAGGCTGCCGGGCGCGGGGACGCGGTGTACGAGCTGGTCGATCTGCGGGACCACCCACTGCCACTTCTGAACGAGCCGATGCCTGCCTCGTCCGGCCAGTACCAGCACGACCACACCCGCGAGTGGGCGGCGAAGATCGCCTCGCTGGACGGGTTCGTCATCGTCACTCCGGAGTACAACCACAGCGTGCCCGCGGCGCTGAAGAACGCGATCGACTACCTGTACGCCGAGTGGAACGACAAGGCCATGGGGTTCGTGTCCTACGGGGGCGCCGGCGGTGCGCGGGCGGTCGAGCACCTGCGTCTTGTGGCAGGCGCCTTGGGCGTGGCCGACGTCCGCGCCCAAGTGACGCTGTCCATGAGCACCGAGTTCGAGAACTTCAGCGTTTTCAAGCCCGGCACCTACAACCTGGTGGCGCTGAACACGATGCTGGATCAGGTCGTCAGGTGGACCACGGCGTTGGCCCCGCTGCGGAGCAAACCCGCCCTGGCCTGA